The genomic segment caggatacacagacacaacacatccccacaatgcatcatggtttcctcctctctgccctggagacacccgaggagcaattcaattatctctcaggacaaagggaaatcgccaatacacatgtggggacaaccggacagaaatcaccacccaaacacacaatgtcacacccccacagcaaccacagacatttaacatagccccagatagctcaagtctgagtgcatatcattaggtgaatggcactcagaattcacgaatacaataaaattagctatctgggtaccctcacataacaaaatacaattccaaagacagatttaagctgtgcggccggtctgtctgctactttaaagttagtatgggccataatcctgaggcaagaggctggtaaacaggcctctccaaaacccagtggcgaggttggtttcgccacagacagtaacataatttttttttttatatagtgtatgagcgggtatgatgtgtgtgtgtgtgtgtgtgtgtatatatatatatatttattttttatgtattttggcgGGTCCTTTTTTTGGTATAATTTTTTAAAGTTAATGCATGTATACTATTTCCTGTGCCGGCCCTTTAACTTCCTATATCTGGCTTTTAAGCATGACAGGAAGGATTTATTTGCTCTTCAGTAGTGAATATAATTCACATTTATGtgtgtaagggctgtttcacacgagcggatgccgtgcgtgacatccgctccgtgaatgacagccaaaacccgatgcagactgcagaggcacggagcattaacatgattgataatgcttcgtgcctctctgtgatctctttactacgaaatcacagtgacaactgtgatttcgtagtaaagaggtcacagagaggcacggagcattatcagtcatgttaattctccgtgcctctgcagtctgcatcgggtcttggctgtcattcacggagcggatgccacgcacggcatccgctcgtgtgaaacagccctaaaggtTTCTATTATAATATTATACAAGTGATAAAAAGTGATTTTTATGATGGAAAAGTAATAAAAGGACTATAAAAATGTATATCTCCATAATCATTTAAACCCTCAAGCTAGTTCTTATTTCATTTACCCCACACCGAACTCCATAAAAATTGGTGACACAGGAGGACATTCCACTAGTTTGGGAGGCTCTTTCCCTAGCTGTCGGCTTGGTACTGGAGGGTGGAGTTTggcaatttgtttttttttttattatatttgtatATACCGTAACCAGGGAACTATgctctgtgcagttcccttactagatgtacaggagctatgatgctgaagatgatgtcatcacaggtcctggcagatgttcctatctacgggtactttcacactagcgttgttagaatccagcaggcagttctgttgccggaattgcctgccggatccggaaatccgtatgcaaacggatatcttttttttccccagttctgttacttattcattgaaatactgtatccgtttttctggaataacggatccggtattttttcaaAGCTAAAAAGAACTGCGCAGGCGCAGACTGGAaaatgaatgctggatccggcaagtgcggtagtaTTCCGGAATTTTTGCCAGAAAAAAtaccggtcaaataccgtacaagggacggaagacATCCGTTGCGTTTCCGTttctccgtatggcatatacagtaattacatagataaaattgggctgggcataacattttcaatagatggttccgcaaaaaacggaacggaaatggaagatgtgttgcgtttttttgcggacccattgacttgaatggagccacggaacgtgatttgcgggcaataataggacatgttctatctttaaacggaacggaaaaggaatgcatacggagtacattccgttttttttgcagaaccattgaaatgaacggttccgtatacggaacacaaacaacggccagtaaacggggggaaaaaaacggttgtgtgcaggaggccttagtctcGATTTCAGTAGTGTGtgcattattctgtccgcgatggggacacaaccaaacggaacgcattctgtttcgttcagttcagttttgtcccattaactatgaatggggacaaaactgaagcgttttcctcctaagacggatctcaatagcagaaaggtaaagcgcagatgtgaaagtaaccttaaggctcaattcacacctgagcgttttacagcgcgttcctacgcgctgtaaaacgctcaacaaggagaaaccaatgcttccctatgggaatggttctcacctgggcgttttacagcgcgtacgatcgcgctgtaaaacgcccgacgctcacacaagtacaggagcgtttttttgggcgcttgtcgcgcgttcccgtacatagactttcgggaacgcgcgacactgtgtgcacacttgtctctgtatgcgcgcttgtaaacgtccgtacaatcgcgcatacagagcgatcctttcagaacgctcaggtgtgaattgagcctaagtgTGAACATGCCATCATTTTCGAGAATTCAGTTGAACTGTTGCTGTGTGATACCACAAGTGGCTGAAAATCCAGTGGAAAAATGTGCTGCATATTCTGCTTTTTCGCATCAAAATATGCAACAAAACTAGTTGTATTAAATGCTGTTTCTACCACGGAAAAGCCATCAGATTTCACCGTCTccattgcaaatggtgaaatccgctctataaggctacatgcacacgaccagtgttttggcgtccgtgtgcgttccgcaatttgcggaacagcctttaatataactgcctattcttgtctgcaaagtgcagacaagaataggacaggttatattttttttttgcagaccacggaacgaagcaacggatgcgtccgcatcttttgcagccccattgaagtgaatgggtccgcatccgagccaccaaaactgcggctcggatgcggaccaaaacaacggccgtgtgcatgaggattTCAAATCCGCAATGCTGCACTTCTTCCGCTGGTTTTTTGTAagcagcatgtggatgagaatTCAGGAAttgtcatccactttgctggtactgtataacACCACGTATACAGTAAATCAGCAGCTAATCAGTCACATGTGACCCCAGCCTAAAGCGACCTGCCATGCACATTTAGAAAGCCACAGCATGTTAGTTAATTGTTTGTGCCAATTTCAGCCTTTGCAATGCAATGCTTACTGTGTGGATTATGCAGAAAGGCTCATTCACGCgactgtattttgcggaatggatgtggacatcTTAATTtcagatgcggacagcgcaccgtTCCGCGTAACaaccagtaccagcaaagtgatttGAGATTTGCCAAATCTCATGTACAATGAACATGACACATTTTTTATACACATAAATTGGCCTGCAGTGTGGTTAAAATTTGCagaatgtcaattgtttgtgcggaTTTGAGGTTGAGGTATTGTGGTTTCCTCAGACTTCAATAGGGTGGATAAAATACAAAGAAAATTCACAATAAATAGTACAGATGTTTGTGTCgtttttaaagcatttttcatgtggattttctgcatacaaatccGCACCACGCGCAGGTGGCCTTAGGGTACCTGCACAAATAGCAGATTGTGCATGGGAGATTCCTGCACGTACGTGTGATGCCCATTGTGGACCCGCAATACAAGGGCACTATTccgcggaccaattcatttcaatgtgtccgcaaatccggaacggaacactacaaaGTTCTTTCTGGGATTCcgttcagtgcttcctcactgcaaaaagatagagtaagttctatctttttgcggaatggaaggattgcagacccattcaagtgaattggtctgcGATCCCCCTGCATtgcgcggtccacagcacgggcttcacactttcgtttgaacgagccctaatacagTACCTTCTGTGCGGATTAAGAAATCCACAGCAATTTCttctgcattgtttttttttgtgtgtgtggatCTCACCTTTTGCATTGCAAGTGTGAGCATCTGCAGAAAATCCACTCCAAATCTGCAAGTAACACATTCATTTTTTGGGGCGGAAATGCACAGaaatccaccaaaaaaaaaaaaaaaaaagtgcaggtaTCCTTAGGGTACATGCAACAGCAGTGCACTTTGTAGATTTTGCAGgggtttttttgcaccaaaatctgcatgttACTTGTGGATTTTGTTGCAGCTATGCCCGAGGTTTCACCGTTTGAGTTGCAAATTTAACTCTCAAATTGAGTAGATGCGATTTTGAAAATGTAATCTACTTCGCTATATTCTGCACCATGACCATGTGGCCTGAAGAGTCtactggctaaggctactttcacactagcgttctgctgtccgctcgtgagctccgtttgaaggggctcacgagcggagcagaacgcttccgtccagccctgatgcagtctgaatggatgcggatccgctcagactgcatcagtctggcggcgttcagcctccgctccgctcgcctccgcacggccaggcagacagctgaacgctgcttgcagcgttcgggtgtccgcctggccgtgcggaggcgagcggatccgtccacacttacaatgtaagtcaatggggacagatccgcttgaagatgacacaatatggctcaatcttcaagcggatccgttccccattgactttcaatgtaaagtctgaacggatccgttcaggctactttcacacttagaaaattttctaagttttaatgcagacggatccgttctgaacggatgcgaacgtctgcattatcggagcggatccgtctgatgaaacatcagacggatccgctccgaacgctagtgtgaaagtagccttaacctacCCCATGATTCCAGCCATGTCTATTCTGCATCACGGTGTAGGCCCATGGACTTCAATTACTCCGTGGTCCGCCTGTTGCCACATCACGCATGACCATAGGTCAGGTGCGGTATCCTGGTCTGCTTTTCCCCCTTGTAACAGCAGCTGATCAGGGCTTAAAAGATGCCAGAATTCCCGGTTGGGAAACACTCTTGGGGTACATTAACATACAGTCGGgatcataaatattgggacattgacacaattctaaaatttttggctctatacaccaccacaatggatttgaaatgaaacaaacaagatatgctttaactgcagaccgtcagctttaatctgAGGGGATTTccctccaaatcaggtgaacggtgtaggaaactCTCCAAAGCGCTTCTGTGGATTTTCAGACAGGACATGTCCTACCTGttgctgtattttgtggatcgcagacccattcacatgGCCAGTGCACTGCAGACCACAACCCAGGCACGGCGACCGTCGTGTGAAGGAGCCACTAAACTGGTTAGGGTTAACAAGCATCACATTCACCACACCTTCTCAGTCAGGAGACACAAACATcgtacaaagaaaaaaaacactttaatatATAGAAAAGCAAAACTTACAAAATAAATACAGTTTCATTTCTTTTGTTCCCAAGAGGTCTTTATGAGCAGTGTGAACAGTACACAGAACAGGGGTCCCAGTGATCACAGGGGCGGTTGGGGGTCCGCACCCTCCAACATGACCTTATTTCAGCAGTCCATCCAGTCGTCCTCCTCCTTCTAGCCGGATTTAAATAGAAGAATTGCCACCTGGCCCAAATAGAAGTAGATGAAGTGTTTGGTCTCGTGCGTGACGTAGCTGCCGAAGTTCCTGCCCACGATGCAGTGCCATGTAGGGTTGTACTTCTTGTCAAACTCCTGAGGAAGAAAGCATGGCGTCAGGCGTGTGCCAGTGCAGCCCTGTACACACCATCCGGTACCGCGCGTGCTCAGGCCGGGTACTCACCTTCTTGATGCAGGCAGCTATGTCCTTCTCTATGTTGAATTTCTCCAGGGCTTGGGTGGCGATTTCCACTGCGTCCTGCTGCATCTCCTCGGACATGTCCGCATTCTTGATGACTGCTTTTCTCTCAGACATGATGACCTAGTGATACAAGGGGTTAACACGAGCATGAAAGATCCCCCCTAGTTATAAACTACTCAAATGCACCAGTTCTATATATTCCTATTAGCACTTCATGACGCAACATAAACGTGAGCATGCAAAGCGGTCATTACACTTACTCGGTGAGGTGTTTTCTCGGCTTCTGTTCCCGCCCGGCTCTTCAGTAGCTGCGCTGTCTTCCACTCCGGACCTCACCGCACTGCAGCCACTATTACTTGCCGCCTTGCTTTCCCACGCTTCCTCTGATTGGCCAGATTTTCACCCACGCGCATTTTCATTGGCTGTTCAGTAAATCAGTTCCCGCTTCTTTCCTCAGCattttgtttcatcccaaaatgcACCGCGGATTGGCGTCTGTCTCCATAGAGACACATGCGGCAGCTGGCGGGAGTGTGCCTCTGGCGGCGTCTCCAAGGTAACAACACATGCACAGAGGATGGTTGTGCTAGTCTCTGGTAACAGTTGACATGATGCTTTGTGACTCTTATGTAATAACTGTGCTGACGAATTTGTAGTACACGGAGTCCTGACCATATTTGTTAggctgaacagagcttagccccgcccaggccagtgatactagtcgtgacgtcactgggcctgggataaacagtgagaaggccgcggagcAACAGCTGATctcgatcatcagtttaaacaatatAAAACCCATCATTGGTATCCCCACATCCAGAAATGtctgaactttaaaaaaaaaaaaaaaatacttatccTTCACAGTGAATGAGTGAAAAGATAAAAAAGTATTGCCATTTTTGTCAACAATCTGCGCTTAAAATCCACAAAAACGACTGACATGTTGCGGATTTTAAAGTCCGCTCTGCAGGCCAATTTCCGCACTGTGTACATTAGATTTTGAAAATTTGATCTCatcgctggtactgtattacactgccaaTTTTCCACACAAAAATTCTGCACGTGATATGTACCATGTATATACACCCTAAATGGTGCTATCAAAAAAATGGGTCCTGCAAAAAAGAAACTCTCATAAGGCCTCGTTCATGGACATCTGCTATCGGCATTTTCAACGGACAGAACCCATACCCTTTGattttagactactttcacactcgcttttggtgtggatccatcatggatctgcccagacggatccattcagataatacaactgtctgcatccgttcagaacggatctgtctgtattatctttaacaaagccaagacggatccgtcttcaacaccattgaaagtcaatggaggatggacccgttttctgttgtgtcatagaaaacggatccgtccccattgacttacattgtgtgtcagaatggatccgtttggctcagtttcatcagacggatgttttggtgtccgcctccaaagcggaatggagatggaactgatgcattctgagcggatccttttccattcagaatgcattagggcaaaactgatccgttttggaccgcttgtgagagccctgaacggatgtcACAaagggaaagccaaaacgccagtgtgaaagtagccttaggcctcatgcacacgactgtggcgttttttgcggtccgcaaaccgcggatccgcaaaaaacggaatccgCCCATGTTGCCTTCCGCAGTTTacagaacgggcgccggcaatataaatgcctattcttgtccgcaaagcttggacaagaataggacatgttatatttttttagcggggccgcggaacggagccacggatgcggacagcacacggagtgctgtccgcatcttttgcggccccattgaagtgaatgggtccgcatccgagccgccaaaacggcggctcggatgcggacccaaacaacggtcgtgtgcatgaggcgtgTTTGtttacacatcagtggttttccactgacgatggagacatgcactactttggtccgtgatgtGGAACAAGCATCCCCATTAAAATCTATGAGTCCGTGAAAAACAACTGGCACAACTTGGATGGCAACTGTGTTCTTTCAGTGGTTTTTCACGGACCATTGATAGAAGAGCCTTGTCTGTGAAATCCGTGGACACACAGATGCTTCATGGATAAAACACAGACATCAAAcggtggtattacagctcagccccattcacttcagtggagcagAGCTGTAATACAGggtacaactagggatgagcgaatcgacttcggatgaaacattggaagtcgattcgcataaaacttagttccaaaactgtacggagcaggagctctgtacggtattagaatgtattggctccgatgagccaaggtTATTGCTACAACTTGGAACCAaatccgagttcgggaaatgtttttttacagtacaaattaatttatgaagttattacacgaagtctcgtgagacttcgagaagtaataacttcggctcatcgtggccaatacattctaatactgtgcggagctcctgctcagtacagtattagggcttgttcacacgaccgtgccgttttttccggtccgcaaaaataaaatgcaacagcactctgcaaaccaaataaagtacaaaaaaatttGCCAAGAACCTCAAATTCACTTAATAAGCATTAGcattaaaatacttttttgtactttatttggtttgcagagagctgtagcattgcatttttttctttgtgttttcagccatagcaacgtgcacctgcgcattgggatgtgctgactgacccccttttattCTTTGCAGAACATACGTGCACTGTTAtttgtaaaccccccccccctccccctccattccCATGAGGCACCCTCTAACCAAAATGCACTGGACACTGTGGTCTCAATCACAATATCAGTTGTAAGTCACGCTGGAAAATAGGGACTAGTGCACATCATAGATTAGTCAACTAAACCATTGAACACCAAGAAGTGGCCGTACTCACTGgaccatttagggtccattcacgcgacCGTATTtctctgtctgcatccgttctgcaattttgtggatgagttgcggacccattcatttaggcaggggtgcaaaagatgcagacagcactacgtgtgctgtccgcgtccacCCTTCTGTTCCAcgaccccgcaaaaaagatagaatgtcctattcctgtccgtttttgctgacaagaataagcatttctatcatagggaagGACGTTCCAATCTGCAAAATGCACACAGCcggcatccatgttttgtggatccgcaatttgcagtccgcaaaatcagatacagtcatgtgaatgtatccttaggccccttgcagacgagtgtgtccgtattaggtccggatgcgttgtgtctgggaaaatcgtgcgagtaggtacgcaattgcagttagtttggactgcgattgcgttccgatgttcagtttttatcgcgcgggtgcaatgcgttaggctactttcacacttgcgtttggggctccgcttgtgagttccgtttgaaggctttcACAAacagccccgaacggatccgtacagccccaatgcattctgagtggatgcggatccgctcagaatgcatcagtctggcagcgttcagcctccgctccgctcagcaggcggacacccgaacgcagcttgcagcgttcgggtgtccgcctggccgtgcggagccaaacggatccgtcctgacttacaatgcaagtcaatggggacggatccgtttgacgttgagacaatatggtgcaattgcaaacagatccgttcccccttgactttcaatgtaaagtcaggagtccctattaatataccatcggatctgagttttctccaatccgatggtatattttaacttgaagggtccccatcaccatgggaacgcctctatgttagaatatatcatcggatttgagttagatcgtgaaactcagatccgacagtatattctaacacagaggtgttcccatagtgatggggacgcttcaagttagaatatactgagaactgtgtaataactgccccctgctgcctggcagcacctgatctcttgcagggggctgtgatccgcacaattaacccctcaggtgccgcacctaaggggttaattgtgcgcatcatagccccctgtaagagatcaggtgctgccaggcagcaggggccagacccccctccctccccagttttaaattcatttgtggccagtgcggcccccccctccctccccagtattatattcattggtggccagtgcggcccccctccctccccagtattatattcattggtggccagtgcggcccccctccctccccagttttatattcattggtggccagtgcggcccccctccctccctccctccccagtattatattcattggtggccagtgcggcccccccccctccctctctccccagtattatattcattggtggccagtgtggcccccccctccttccccagtattatattcattggtggccagtgcggcctgccctctcccccccctaattaaaatcacccccccccccatcattggtggcagcagagagtttcgatcggagtcccagtttaatcgctggggctccgatcggttaccatggacgccaagacgctactgcagtcctggctgccatggttacttagcaattttagaagcattatacttacctgcgatgtctgtgaccggccgggcgctcctcctactggtaagtgaaaggtctgtgcggcgcattgcttatagcacagacctttcacttaccagtaggaggagcacccggccggtcacagacgttctgaatggatgcaagcgtttgcattataggagcggatccgtctgtgcagacaccaaacGGATCCGCTccggacgcaagtgtgaaagtagccttataagggaaaataatagcattcttaatacagaatgcttactaaaatgtggctttaggggttaaaaaataaataaaaaatgaactcgcctcatccactggatcgcgcagccggcatcgtcttctttcttcttctttcaggacctgcaataggacctttggtgacgtcattgcgctgcgctcaccacgtggttagcctggtgatgtcagcgcaggtcctgctgaatgaagatagaagatttctatcttcattcagcaggacctgcactgacgtcaccgtgctcaccacgtggtgagtgcgatgacgtcaccgaaggtcctattgcgggtcctgaaagaagaagaaagaagacgatgccggctgcgcgatccagtggatgaggcgagttcattttttttttttttttcaaccccacaatggaccttttacttagcattctgaattaaataatgctattattttccattaaaaccatgttataatggaaaataataaagtaaatggggtcccgggtaactcatccctcgtctccttagcaatcatgcatgaaaattgcattgcatccgcacttgcttgcgattttcacgcatccccattaatttctatgggacctgcgttgcgcgaaaaacgcagaatatagaacatgctgcgattttcacgcaacgcacaagtaatgcgtgaaaatcaccgctcatctgcacagccccattgaagtgaatgggtccggattcagtgcgggtgcaatgcgttcacgtcctgcattgcacccgcgcggaatactcgcccgtgtgaaaggggcctaactgttacAATATCAACCTTCTCATGACTGCGAGAAACAAGGGGCCTCCGTGATTGTCACCTATCCTGGGGATTTTCTGTAGTCTGCCAATAATCTGCAAGGTGTGGAGGAGACCCTCTAAATACCGTTAAATCTGTTCCAGTGTTATGATTGGCGTTGTTCCTGTGTGTACTGTGTTTGAAGTGTGTCCTTGGTCTCGTACATGTCCAGAGTAGAGACTAGTTGTTGCTGGTAATGTCTGCGCTACTTGACAGCCCGTTGCAGATTCCACGACAGTCCTTGTGGCAACTGATGCTGTGGGGCTCAGTCAATCCTGAGTGATTCCTCTAGTGAGTGCTCGTTCCCATAAAGCAGAAAGGATTGCCATATGTAAACACAACTCTCTCCCTGACGATCAAGCAATTATCAGGCACATACACAGCCACAAACCTCTGAGTCAGGAAATAATCTGCACCACATTGGGACCACTATGGCTGTACTGTAAGTTGGACTGTGTAACGTTAAAAACGGACTTTCTTGTGAAGCCATGCCTGTGTTGCGAACCGGAAACTGTGGAAAGATGGCACCGGCCTTGTGAACTCTATGCTGCAGTGCAGACCGATCCATAAGATACGGCAAACGATAGGACATATActgttttttgtggtgcagaggcttctgtgggcttccgagCCGTTTCCTATCTTTTGCAGTATCTTCCTGATCGCAGAcctgttgaagtcaatgggtcagcaccgCAGCATGGAgttcacacagccggtgcccatgttttgcggacctgtGGCTTGCAACACGGGCACAgctacaccacggtcgtgtgaatgtagtcttaggctacgtctacacgacgacatttgtcgcgcgacattttgttgcactaatgtt from the Bufo bufo chromosome 2, aBufBuf1.1, whole genome shotgun sequence genome contains:
- the DYNLL1 gene encoding dynein light chain 1, cytoplasmic, with product MSERKAVIKNADMSEEMQQDAVEIATQALEKFNIEKDIAACIKKEFDKKYNPTWHCIVGRNFGSYVTHETKHFIYFYLGQVAILLFKSG